CGGGGCCGGGCGACCTCGTCACCGCCGGTCTTCCGCAGCAGGAGCATCGCCAGCGCCGCCAGGAGCGAGGTCGCGGCCAGCAGCAGAAATACGTTCTCGAGGCCGGCGTTCTGGGCCACCCACCCCCCGACGGACCCGGCCAGGGAACCGAAGCCGAAGTTGACGGCGCTGGCCAGGCCGTAGCCCTTCCCGCGGTGTCGGGCGGGCATGAGCCGTCCGACGATGCTGTTGGTGATGGGCTGGGTGGAAAAGACCGCAGCCGCCATGCCCACCGAGATGAAAAGGGTCCACCATCCCCCGGCGAAGCGCCCGCCGAGCCCCGCGACGCACGCCGCCGCCGACAGCCAGGTCGCCGAGCGCAGCGGCTTCTTCCTCTCCGCGAGGACGCCCCCGGAGAACTGGCCGAAAACCCCGCCCAACAGCATCACACCCGCGGCCAGGTTCCCCAGCACCTCCTCGGTCATCCCGGCCAGGTGCAGGTTCTCGCCGAAGAAGAGCGGCATGAAGACGACCATCCCCTGGTAGCTGAACCCGAGGAGGGCCGCGGCGGTTACGGCGAAGGCCATCTGCGCCCAGCGGCGGGGTGGGGGCGGCTCCGTCGGCGGCTCGGCGGTGTGCGGCTCGGCGAGCGCCAGGGGCCGCACGGCCAGCCACTGGTAGCCCAGCACCAGGAGCGGGACGACGGCGTAAAGCCCGAAGAGGTAATGCCAGCTCGCCACGGCCAGGATTCCCGCGCCGATGAAATTCCCCAGGGCCATCCCGCCGCTCCCGGCGATGCCGTGGTAGCCCATCCCCCGGCCGTCCTGGAGGAGGTTGGAGCTCACCAGCGTCAGCCCCGCGGGGTGGTAGAGCCCCGCCGCCAGGCCCAAAAGCGTGACGCCCACCGCCAGCATCACCAGCCCTTCGGCCAGGGCGGTTACCAGCGCCCCCAGGGCGACGCCGCCCAGGCAGATGTACAGCGTGCGCCGGGGCCCGATGCCGTCCACCAGGAACCCCGCCGGCAGCGCCCCCAGCCCGAAGCCCAGGTACGAGAGGTTCGCCAGCAGGCCGTACTCGAAGGTGTCGAGGTGGAATTGGGATTTGAGGAGGGCCGCCGCGGCCGGCAGCGCCAACATCGCCGCGTGCGTCACCCAGTGCCCCGCGGCGGTGAGCGTGATGACCCGGCGTTCGGTGGGGTTGAGCATGGTTTTCATGGAGTCGCGCGACGTGTGAGGTATACCAGTAAAATGGGGCGGGGTCAACGGGGCGGCGGTTGTCAACCGGTAGTCGCTGTGGTAGCATCGCCGGGCGGGGCCCCTCTTTTCTTTTTATTGAAAACAGCGTCAGTTCGAGGTGGGAGTTGCCCGACGAGACCCTGGACCAGGTCCGCCACCGGCGGGAGAAGAGGCGGCGCTTCGAGGAGGCCGGCCTGCCGCCGTACCCCGCGCGCTCCCACCGCGACCGGACCGTCGCGGAGCTTTTACAGGGTTTCGACGCCATGGAGGGCTCCGAGGCCGAGTTCGCCCTAGCCGGCCGCCTGGTCGCCCTGCGGGGCCACGGCAAGGCCACCTTCGCCGACCTCACCGATTCCTCGGGCCGCGTCCAGCTCTACTTCAAGCGCGACACGCTGGGGGAGGAGTCCTACGGGCTGGTCGGTGAGCTGGACCTGGGCGATTTCATCGGGGTCCGGGGCCGGGCCATGACCACCCGCACCGGCGAGCCCACGGTGGCCGTGACCGCCTGGACGCTTCTGGCCAAGAGTCTGCGGCCCACGCCCGTGGTCAAACAAACCGAGGACGAGGAGGGGAAGGCCGTCCGTCACGACGCCCTGGCCGACGTGGAGCTCCGTTACCGGCAGCGGTATCTGGATTTACTGCTGAACCCGGAGAGCCGGGAGCGGTTCCTGGCGCGCACGCGGCTGACGGCGCTCGTCCGGCGCTTCCTCGACGAGCGCGGCTTCCTCGAAGTGGAAACCCCCGTGCTCCAGCCGCTCTACGGCGGGGCGGCGGCGGAGCCCTTCACCACCCACCACAACGAGCTGGACATCCCGCTCTTCCTGCGCATCGCCGACGAGCTGTACCTCAAGCGGCTCATCATCGGCGGCCTCGAGCGCGTCTACGAAATCGGCAAGGACTTCCGCAACGAGGGGATGGACCGGACCCACAACCCCGAGTTCACCCAGTGCGAGCTGTACCAGGCTTTTTCCGACTACCACGGCATGATGGCGCTCTTCGAGGAGCTGCTGAAATTTCTGGCGGTGGAGCTCACCGGCGGGACGATAATCACGTATCAGGGTAAGGAAGTGGACTTCTCGAAGCCCTTCCGGCGGCTGCCGGTTTTGGAGGCGATAAAAGAGCGGACGGGGGTGGATTTGGGCCTGGAGCCGGGGCGGGAGCTCAACCGCGGCGCGGCGTTGAAACTGGCTGAAAAATACGCCCTGGAATACCCCGACCACGCCCCCACGGGCAAGATAATAATGGGGGTCTTCGACGCCGTGGCCGAGCCGCTCTTGCAGGACCCGGTCTTCGTCCTGGACTACCCGGCCGAGGTGAGCCCCCTGGCCAAGACCAAGCCCGAGGACCCCCGGCTGGCCGAGCGCTTCGAGCCCCACGTCGCGGGCCTCGAGCTGGGCAACGCCTTTAGTGAGCAAAATGACCCCGATATCCAGCGGCAGGTGTTAGAGGCCCATGCCCGTCAGCGCGCCCTGGGCGACTCGGAGGCCGCGGTGGTGGACGAGGATTTCCTGCGCGCCCTGGAATACGGCATGCCCCCCACCGGCGGCCTCGGCATCGGCCTGGACCGACTCACCATGCTCTTCACCGACGCCCCGAGCATCCAGGACGTGATACTGTTCCCGCAGATGCGACCGAAGTAGACGGTTTTCGACGGAGACTCTGGACGGGCGGTCGCCGGTGGGGAGCCGCGTGAGGCGGTGGCACAGTTTTATGCGCCACTGAGGCCGGCGGACGGATTTGCGCTGGGGATTCGCAAAAACTGTGCCACCGCCGGCGCGAGCAAGTCTCGTAAAAACATGGAGTTATGCGGAGGTTCCCGACGTTCGTTCCCGTGAG
This genomic window from bacterium contains:
- the lysS gene encoding lysine--tRNA ligase, whose protein sequence is MPDETLDQVRHRREKRRRFEEAGLPPYPARSHRDRTVAELLQGFDAMEGSEAEFALAGRLVALRGHGKATFADLTDSSGRVQLYFKRDTLGEESYGLVGELDLGDFIGVRGRAMTTRTGEPTVAVTAWTLLAKSLRPTPVVKQTEDEEGKAVRHDALADVELRYRQRYLDLLLNPESRERFLARTRLTALVRRFLDERGFLEVETPVLQPLYGGAAAEPFTTHHNELDIPLFLRIADELYLKRLIIGGLERVYEIGKDFRNEGMDRTHNPEFTQCELYQAFSDYHGMMALFEELLKFLAVELTGGTIITYQGKEVDFSKPFRRLPVLEAIKERTGVDLGLEPGRELNRGAALKLAEKYALEYPDHAPTGKIIMGVFDAVAEPLLQDPVFVLDYPAEVSPLAKTKPEDPRLAERFEPHVAGLELGNAFSEQNDPDIQRQVLEAHARQRALGDSEAAVVDEDFLRALEYGMPPTGGLGIGLDRLTMLFTDAPSIQDVILFPQMRPK
- a CDS encoding MFS transporter, with translation MKTMLNPTERRVITLTAAGHWVTHAAMLALPAAAALLKSQFHLDTFEYGLLANLSYLGFGLGALPAGFLVDGIGPRRTLYICLGGVALGALVTALAEGLVMLAVGVTLLGLAAGLYHPAGLTLVSSNLLQDGRGMGYHGIAGSGGMALGNFIGAGILAVASWHYLFGLYAVVPLLVLGYQWLAVRPLALAEPHTAEPPTEPPPPRRWAQMAFAVTAAALLGFSYQGMVVFMPLFFGENLHLAGMTEEVLGNLAAGVMLLGGVFGQFSGGVLAERKKPLRSATWLSAAACVAGLGGRFAGGWWTLFISVGMAAAVFSTQPITNSIVGRLMPARHRGKGYGLASAVNFGFGSLAGSVGGWVAQNAGLENVFLLLAATSLLAALAMLLLRKTGGDEVARPRGA